The following proteins are encoded in a genomic region of Paenibacillus sp. FSL H3-0469:
- a CDS encoding helix-turn-helix domain-containing protein — MAPPKKYTKEQIIDAAFEIAKTEGVDAVTIRKVAEKLGGSIAPIYVNFKEAGELVEEVHQRTLAVSRQILEDQNSGHPFHDIGAASIRFAREYPVLFRDLVMKKNDQVKHNEAETQGFIQMMRTDPDLNGLSDDELGMILLKMKMFQVGMSVMVANELLPDHYTEEQMIQLLNSAAEDVISTAKRSTEQS; from the coding sequence ATGGCACCCCCAAAAAAGTACACCAAAGAACAAATCATCGATGCGGCGTTCGAAATTGCGAAGACCGAAGGAGTGGATGCCGTGACCATCCGTAAGGTGGCGGAGAAGCTGGGGGGCTCCATCGCCCCCATCTATGTCAATTTCAAAGAGGCTGGCGAGCTGGTGGAGGAGGTGCACCAGAGAACCTTGGCGGTGAGCAGGCAGATTCTGGAGGATCAGAATTCCGGGCATCCGTTCCACGATATCGGGGCGGCCAGTATCCGTTTTGCCCGGGAGTATCCTGTGCTGTTCCGGGATCTGGTAATGAAGAAGAATGATCAGGTGAAGCATAATGAGGCAGAGACGCAAGGGTTCATTCAGATGATGAGAACGGACCCTGATCTGAACGGATTATCTGATGATGAACTGGGGATGATTTTGCTCAAGATGAAGATGTTCCAGGTCGGGATGAGTGTGATGGTTGCGAACGAATTGCTGCCGGACCATTATACAGAGGAGCAGATGATTCAGCTATTGAACAGCGCGGCAGAGGATGTCATCAGCACAGCGAAGCGCAGCACGGAGCAATCCTGA
- a CDS encoding CPBP family intramembrane glutamic endopeptidase, with amino-acid sequence MTAGRTRLSLLLFIVIVLACGWIGVWVDTKLPDQPEGNSPGMGLWLILPVIAMLVLRLVNRDWRDMGVRFNFRENRKWYGAAIAVYPVIMVIAVGLALLFNSASASEIELHTVLSLVGVSLAGSLIKNIFEEFAWRGYLTPKLIELKLNDWIIYLVSGLVWALWHTAYYLVFLPDTYFETTSRWGYVFIGCVLMVAWSIMYVELYRLTQSVWPCVLMHAVEDGVPTLLVSVAGIITFTPAGELWFSPTTGVVTTILFIGFGLWLRSRRLKRV; translated from the coding sequence ATGACAGCAGGCAGAACAAGGCTTAGTCTTTTATTGTTCATCGTTATTGTACTGGCGTGCGGCTGGATTGGGGTATGGGTGGATACGAAGCTGCCGGATCAGCCGGAAGGGAATTCGCCGGGCATGGGCTTGTGGCTGATTTTGCCGGTGATCGCAATGCTCGTCCTGCGGCTGGTGAACCGCGATTGGAGGGATATGGGCGTCAGGTTCAATTTTCGAGAAAATAGGAAGTGGTACGGCGCAGCCATTGCTGTCTATCCGGTAATCATGGTAATTGCGGTAGGGCTTGCTCTGCTGTTCAATAGCGCCAGCGCTTCAGAGATTGAACTACATACGGTTCTGTCACTGGTCGGGGTATCGCTCGCCGGCAGCTTGATCAAGAACATCTTCGAGGAATTCGCCTGGCGCGGCTATCTGACTCCGAAGCTGATTGAGCTGAAGCTGAATGACTGGATAATCTATCTTGTGTCCGGTCTGGTCTGGGCGCTGTGGCATACGGCTTATTATCTGGTCTTCCTGCCGGATACTTATTTTGAGACTACATCAAGATGGGGTTATGTCTTCATCGGCTGTGTGCTTATGGTTGCTTGGTCCATTATGTACGTTGAACTCTATCGTCTTACGCAATCGGTGTGGCCATGTGTGTTGATGCATGCGGTGGAGGATGGAGTACCTACCTTGCTGGTATCGGTTGCCGGGATCATTACATTCACGCCGGCAGGCGAACTATGGTTCAGCCCGACCACCGGCGTGGTAACGACGATTCTGTTCATTGGATTCGGATTATGGCTCAGATCTAGACGATTGAAGCGCGTATAG